A segment of the Anaerolineae bacterium genome:
TGACCATCTCCGTTCTCCTGGACGGTTGGGGTGAGGGTGTTTGCATCCTTAGCTCTGAAAGCACGCTCTCGCACAGCCTCGATAAAAGCGACGAAGAGGGGGTGTGGGCGGTTGGGGCGCGAGAGGAACTCAGGGTGGAATTGCGTACCAAGCATGAAGGGATGATCGGCTAGCTCGGCGATCTCGACCAGTTTCCCGTCAGGCGAGATGCCCGAGAAGACCATTCCATGTTGCGAGAACAGCTCGCGATAGGCGTTGTTGAACTCGAAGCGATGTCTGTGACGTTCATAGATGATACTTCTCTCGCTAAATCTGGCGTAAGCCTGAGCTGCTCTGGTATTGGGCACTAAACGACAGGGATACAAACCCAGCCGCATCGTGCCGCCCATATCCGCGATATCACGCTGGTCGGGCATCAGGTCGATCACTGGATGGGGGGTAGAACGGTCAAATTCGGTCGAGTTGACGTGGTCACTCCCCAATACATGCCGACCGAATTCCACAACCATCAATTGCATTCCCAGGCACAATCCCAGGTAAGGCACTTTGTTTTCCCGGGCATAGCGAGCTGCCTGGATTTTCCCTTCCGTGCCGCGACTGCCAAAGCCGCCGGGCACAATAATGCCATCTACTTCGTTTAACACCTCCCAGCCTTTGCCTTTTTCGAGGTCCGAGGAATGTACCCAGGCAAGATCAACTTCCACCCCAATGTGCAAGGCAGCATGTTTGACCGCTTCCCGCACGCTCAGGTAGGCGTCGTGGAGTTCGACATATTTCCCGACCAGGGCAACCTTGAGGGTTGGCTTGGGGGCGCGCACTCTTTGGATCAGCGCATTCCATTCGCTCCAATCCGGTTTTTGACGGGCTTGTAGCCCTAAGCGACTCAGGACGTAATCACCGGCACCCATCTTCTCAAGGAGCAGGGGTACTTCGTAGAGAATCGGGGTTGTAACCATGGGAAAAATTGCTTTGCTTTCTACGTCGCAAAACAGGGCAATCTTATCCACCAGATCGTCATCCACCGGGTGATCAGAACGAGGCACGATAATATCGGGAGAAATTCCAATGGAGCGTAATTCCCGGACGGAGTGCTGGGTGGGTTTAGTCTTTAATTCACAGGTAGCTTCGATATAGGGAAGCCAGGTTACGTGGATGTACAGGGTGTTCTCGCGCCCGATATCTTTGCGCATCTGGCGAATCGCTTCCAGGAAGGGCAGGGACTCGATGTCGCCAACCGTGCCGCCGATTTCCACCAAAACGATCTCAGCCCCCGTTGTCTTTGCCACTAAAGCAATGCGCCGCTTGATCTCATTTGTAATATGGGGGATAACTTGAATCGTGCCGCCCAGAAAATCTCCTCGCCGTTCTTTGGCGATGATTTCGGCATATACCTGACCGGTAGTGACGTTGCAAACGCGGTTCAGGCTGACGTCGATGAAACGTTCGTAATGCCCCAAATCCAGGTCTGTCTCTGCTCCATCATCGAGAACAAAAACTTCTCCGTGTTGATAAGGGCTCATGGTACCTGGATCGACGTTAATATAAGGATCGAGCTTTTGCACAGCGACTTTGAATCCCCGTTCTTTGAGCAAACGCCCAATAGCCGCCGCAGTGACGCCTTTACCTACCGAACTGACAACGCCGCCGGTAAAGAAGATATATTTGGGTTGAATGATTTCTTCCATAATAGCATCCCTCACACCATTTTGAATATACCGCCTGGCAAAAGATATGGGGAGGATACGAATACGCAGCCTCCCCACGCCTGACTTCTTTAATCGGGATAGATCGCATAGGCTTAACCTACCAGGTTTTCCAGGTCTTGGGCGGCACGGCGCATTTCGAGAAACACCAGTCCTAATTTCGCGTTCTGGCGTGCCAAAACGGTTAGGACTGCTTCCTGTCCAACCGCGGTCAGGATTACAAAGCCGTTTGTGCCGCGGATATACACCTGTTCGAGCCCACCGCGGTGCAATTCCATCGAAATGCGCTCGCCTAAACTCAACATGGCAGCCGACATAGCGGATACCCGATCTTCTTCAACTTCGGGGGGCAGGGCAGAGGCGATGATCAGACCGTCCACAGAGACGAGGGCAGAGGCTTCGATCTCGGGCGATGCGGTCTGCATCGCCCGCATTCTGGCTATCATCCTCTCGATCCGCGATTCACTCATAAGCCTCTTGTTCTTTCAGAGTTTACCATACTTCACCTTGATTCGGAGGCACGATTTGACCTTCACAGTCTTTCTGCTCCATGTTAAACTATGATTTTGGCATTTTTTGCGAATGAAAAATGGGTCGGTTTCTTTGTATTCTATTCATTTGTGGGATAGCCCTGGCTTTGAGTGTGGTTCCTGCGGTTGAGGCAGGTGAGTTCAAAGCCATTGTGCCGCGCATCGAGATTAGCCAACCGCGCCCGGGTCAGGCGCTGCAGGGACAGGTGCGCATCCTTGGCAGCACCAACATCCGCGATTTTGGACGCAGTGAACTGGAGTTTGCCTATCAGAACAACCCCACAGATACATGGTTTCGCCTGGCAGAAAGTGACCAGGGTGTTGTGAATGACATCCTGGCGGTGTGGGATACAACCACCATCACGGATAACAACTATCAATTGCGATTGACGGTAATGACCAGGGACAACCAGAAGCACGTCTATATGGTCGAAGGATTACGAGTGCGCAATTACACGCCGATTGAGACCGACACTCCGCAACCGGCCAGGCCAGAGGAAGAGCAAGGTCAAGTCACTCTGGAGCCCACTTTGCCACCCTTCACGCCGACTCCCTTACCCACAAATCCGCTTACGCTGAAAGAAAGTGATCTCATCCAGGGTGCACTGAAAGGCGTG
Coding sequences within it:
- a CDS encoding CTP synthase: MEEIIQPKYIFFTGGVVSSVGKGVTAAAIGRLLKERGFKVAVQKLDPYINVDPGTMSPYQHGEVFVLDDGAETDLDLGHYERFIDVSLNRVCNVTTGQVYAEIIAKERRGDFLGGTIQVIPHITNEIKRRIALVAKTTGAEIVLVEIGGTVGDIESLPFLEAIRQMRKDIGRENTLYIHVTWLPYIEATCELKTKPTQHSVRELRSIGISPDIIVPRSDHPVDDDLVDKIALFCDVESKAIFPMVTTPILYEVPLLLEKMGAGDYVLSRLGLQARQKPDWSEWNALIQRVRAPKPTLKVALVGKYVELHDAYLSVREAVKHAALHIGVEVDLAWVHSSDLEKGKGWEVLNEVDGIIVPGGFGSRGTEGKIQAARYARENKVPYLGLCLGMQLMVVEFGRHVLGSDHVNSTEFDRSTPHPVIDLMPDQRDIADMGGTMRLGLYPCRLVPNTRAAQAYARFSERSIIYERHRHRFEFNNAYRELFSQHGMVFSGISPDGKLVEIAELADHPFMLGTQFHPEFLSRPNRPHPLFVAFIEAVRERAFRAKDANTLTPTVQENGDGQNRISTTEVVRTE